The following proteins are co-located in the Siansivirga zeaxanthinifaciens CC-SAMT-1 genome:
- the ftsH gene encoding ATP-dependent zinc metalloprotease FtsH gives MAKNQKNIKENKPKFSPYWIYGILIALFLGFQLFGNSAYENGNKTTPSEFFKFLKDGDVEKVDIIKNTRVAKVYLTSEAQEKDIHKKSKPTSFIPSATKLPNYSFEFGDLQNFENKLEEANSTLEKKAHVEFETETNDWGNLLMGILPFILLIGVWIFIMRRMSGGAGGGAGGQIFNIGKSKAKLFDQNTEVKTTFKDVAGLEGAKEEVQEIVDFLRYPEKYTTLGGKIPKGALLVGPPGTGKTLLARAVAGEAKVPFFSLSGSDFVEMFVGVGASRVRDLFKQAKEKSPSIIFIDEIDAIGRARGKNAMSGSNDERENTLNQLLTEMDGFGTNTNVIVMAATNRADILDKALMRAGRFDRQIFVDLPDIRERKEIFEVHLRPLKKTKDLDLDFLSRQTPGFSGADIANVCNEAALIAARNGKKAVDKQDFLDAVDRIIGGLEKKNKIITPSEKKAVAYHEAGHATVSWMLEHAAPLVKVTIVPRGRSLGAAWYLPEERLIVRPEQMLDEMCAALGGRAAEKVIFNKISTGALSDLEKVTKQARAMVTVYGLSDKIGNLTYYDSSGQNEYGFSKPYSEQTAELIDQEISSIIETQYQRAIKLLEENKDKLTELAEVLLEKEVIFKDNLEKIFGERAFVKEEIDQPKS, from the coding sequence ATGGCGAAGAATCAAAAAAATATAAAAGAAAACAAACCGAAATTTAGTCCATACTGGATTTATGGCATTTTAATAGCTTTATTTTTAGGTTTTCAATTATTTGGAAATAGTGCCTACGAAAATGGCAATAAAACAACCCCATCAGAATTTTTTAAATTCTTGAAAGATGGCGATGTTGAAAAAGTAGACATTATAAAAAACACGCGTGTTGCCAAGGTTTATTTAACTTCTGAAGCTCAAGAAAAAGATATTCATAAAAAATCTAAACCAACATCTTTTATTCCTTCTGCTACCAAATTACCAAACTATAGTTTTGAGTTTGGTGATCTTCAAAACTTTGAAAACAAATTAGAAGAGGCTAACAGCACTTTAGAAAAAAAAGCGCATGTAGAATTTGAAACAGAAACCAACGATTGGGGTAATTTATTAATGGGAATTCTTCCTTTTATACTCTTAATTGGTGTTTGGATTTTTATCATGCGACGCATGTCTGGTGGTGCTGGCGGTGGTGCTGGCGGTCAGATTTTTAACATCGGAAAATCTAAAGCCAAATTATTCGACCAAAATACCGAGGTTAAAACCACTTTTAAAGATGTGGCTGGTTTAGAAGGTGCTAAAGAAGAAGTACAAGAAATTGTAGACTTTTTAAGATACCCTGAAAAATATACAACCTTAGGTGGAAAAATACCTAAAGGCGCTTTATTAGTAGGCCCTCCAGGAACTGGTAAAACTTTATTAGCACGTGCCGTTGCTGGTGAAGCTAAAGTACCGTTCTTTTCATTATCGGGCTCCGATTTTGTTGAAATGTTTGTTGGTGTAGGAGCTTCTCGTGTTAGAGATTTATTTAAACAAGCTAAAGAAAAATCACCATCTATTATTTTTATTGATGAAATTGATGCGATTGGTCGTGCCAGAGGTAAAAACGCTATGTCTGGAAGTAACGACGAACGCGAAAACACCTTAAATCAATTACTAACTGAAATGGATGGATTTGGCACCAACACAAATGTTATCGTGATGGCAGCAACCAACAGAGCCGATATTTTAGATAAAGCCTTAATGCGTGCCGGTCGTTTCGACAGACAAATTTTTGTTGATTTACCAGACATTAGAGAACGTAAAGAAATATTTGAAGTTCATTTAAGACCTCTTAAAAAAACCAAAGATTTAGATTTAGATTTTCTATCAAGACAAACGCCAGGATTCTCTGGTGCAGATATTGCAAATGTTTGTAATGAAGCTGCTTTAATTGCCGCTAGAAATGGCAAAAAAGCTGTAGACAAACAAGATTTCCTTGATGCCGTAGATAGAATTATTGGAGGTTTAGAAAAGAAAAATAAAATAATTACCCCTAGCGAGAAAAAAGCAGTCGCATATCACGAAGCTGGACATGCAACTGTGAGCTGGATGTTAGAACACGCTGCGCCATTGGTTAAAGTAACCATTGTACCTAGAGGTCGATCGTTAGGTGCTGCTTGGTATTTACCAGAAGAACGTTTAATAGTTAGACCAGAACAAATGCTAGACGAAATGTGTGCAGCGCTTGGTGGTCGTGCTGCCGAAAAAGTAATTTTTAATAAAATTTCTACTGGAGCATTAAGCGATTTAGAAAAAGTTACTAAACAAGCCAGAGCAATGGTTACAGTTTATGGCCTAAGCGATAAAATTGGAAATTTAACTTATTACGATTCTAGTGGTCAAAACGAATATGGTTTTTCTAAACCATATAGCGAACAAACAGCAGAGTTAATTGACCAAGAAATATCTTCAATTATTGAAACGCAATACCAAAGAGCGATTAAATTACTTGAAGAAAACAAAGACAAACTTACAGAACTGGCAGAAGTGCTTCTAGAAAAAGAAGTTATTTTCAAGGATAATCTTGAGAAAATATTTGGAGAACGCGCCTTTGTAAAAGAAGAAATAGATCAGCCTAAAAGCTAA
- a CDS encoding LUD domain-containing protein yields the protein MSLFRKIFGSKNDDSKEELKSTDRGKYMPEIKLPIDERFTINFKANGGKFLYCENLNEVFENLENILIENQWDNKKGYIIDTNLKEKFKNSNFTPTQSIAESSFFLTTCENLIASDGSLFICSNQIFEKKLPELPENFIVFSTTSQIVESISEGLRGINRNNKQKIPTNITTIKHFKSNDDNNFLKYGSSLKNLYLLLLEDL from the coding sequence ATGAGTCTTTTTAGAAAAATTTTTGGTTCTAAAAATGATGATTCAAAAGAAGAACTAAAGTCTACAGATAGAGGCAAATACATGCCTGAAATTAAATTACCAATAGATGAAAGGTTTACAATAAACTTTAAAGCTAATGGTGGTAAGTTTTTATACTGTGAAAATTTAAACGAAGTTTTTGAAAATCTTGAAAATATCTTAATTGAAAATCAATGGGATAACAAAAAAGGTTATATTATTGATACCAACCTTAAGGAGAAATTTAAAAATTCAAACTTCACTCCTACCCAAAGTATAGCCGAATCGTCATTTTTTCTAACTACTTGTGAAAATTTAATCGCTAGTGACGGGTCTTTATTTATCTGTTCCAATCAGATATTTGAGAAAAAATTACCGGAATTACCTGAAAACTTTATTGTTTTTTCCACAACAAGCCAAATTGTTGAAAGCATAAGCGAAGGTCTTAGAGGCATCAACAGAAATAATAAGCAAAAAATACCTACCAATATTACGACCATTAAGCATTTTAAATCTAATGACGATAATAACTTTTTAAAGTACGGTAGTAGTTTAAAAAACTTATACTTACTTCTATTAGAAGACCTTTAG
- a CDS encoding phosphatidylserine decarboxylase family protein, translating to MFHKEGYKIIVITFIFVVISALLVDNFVGVYWLRMLLLLLIVAFLIIILQFFRNPKRNTVLNEKQVVSPVDGKVVVIEEVFEKEFFNEKRLQVSVFMSPINVHVTRYPIGGNVIFSKYHPGKFLVAWHPKASEENERTTVVVENETYGKVLFRQIAGALAKRIVNYAKVGDAVVQGTDSGFIKFGSRVDLFLPLDTKIKVALNQKVRGGESIIAELNE from the coding sequence ATGTTTCATAAAGAAGGTTATAAAATAATCGTTATTACTTTTATTTTTGTTGTTATAAGTGCTTTGTTAGTCGACAATTTCGTTGGCGTTTATTGGCTTCGAATGTTGCTGTTACTTCTAATTGTAGCATTTTTAATAATAATCCTTCAGTTTTTTAGAAACCCAAAAAGAAACACTGTTTTAAATGAAAAACAAGTTGTCTCTCCCGTAGATGGTAAAGTTGTTGTTATTGAAGAAGTTTTTGAAAAAGAATTTTTTAATGAAAAAAGACTTCAAGTGAGCGTGTTTATGTCTCCAATAAACGTTCATGTAACACGTTATCCTATTGGTGGAAATGTTATATTTAGCAAATATCACCCTGGTAAATTTCTAGTAGCTTGGCATCCAAAAGCAAGCGAAGAAAACGAAAGAACCACCGTTGTTGTAGAAAACGAAACTTACGGTAAAGTTTTGTTTAGACAAATAGCTGGTGCCTTAGCAAAACGAATTGTAAATTATGCTAAAGTAGGCGACGCGGTTGTTCAAGGAACAGATAGTGGATTTATAAAATTCGGTTCGAGAGTAGATTTATTTTTACCTTTAGATACTAAAATTAAAGTAGCATTAAATCAAAAAGTAAGAGGTGGAGAAAGTATTATTGCAGAGCTTAATGAATAG
- the rsfS gene encoding ribosome silencing factor — protein sequence MAKKNTSADQLISVIISGIEDVKGKEINILDLREIENTVCDYFIICEGTSNTQVNAIVNSVQKKVSKELKDNPWHTEGIDNAEWVLIDYVNVVVHVFQKHIRQYYDIESLWGDAKTTVIETSY from the coding sequence ATGGCGAAAAAAAATACAAGTGCAGACCAGTTAATATCTGTTATAATAAGTGGAATAGAAGATGTTAAAGGAAAAGAAATTAACATCCTAGATTTAAGAGAAATTGAAAATACGGTTTGCGATTACTTTATAATTTGTGAAGGAACTTCAAACACACAAGTTAACGCTATAGTCAATTCAGTACAGAAAAAAGTAAGCAAAGAACTTAAAGACAATCCATGGCATACCGAAGGTATTGACAATGCCGAGTGGGTTTTAATTGATTATGTAAATGTCGTGGTGCACGTATTCCAAAAGCACATAAGACAGTATTACGATATTGAAAGTCTTTGGGGAGATGCTAAAACAACAGTTATAGAAACGAGTTATTAA
- the argS gene encoding arginine--tRNA ligase → MNLQDIISNQVKQAVLTTFNVNLESVEFQATRKEFEGDITVVIFPMLRFVKGNPVQIGEVIGNYLLENVDEVSAFNVVKGFLNIVIADTYYIKFFNKIKNDDLYGFVSPNPNEKAIMVEYSSPNTNKPLHLGHVRNNLLGYSVAEILKASGKKVYKTQIINDRGIHICKSMLAWKLFGNNETPETTGLKGDKLVGNYYVKFDQEYKKEIETLKASGLSEEEAKKSAPLLLQAQDMLLKWEAGDEEIVALWETMNGWVYKGFNETYKNLGVDFDTLYYESNTYLLGKEFVAEGLKSGVFEKEADGSVWCDLTSDGLDKKIVQRADGTAVYMTQDIGTAIQRIKDFPDVGGMVYTVGNEQDYHFQVLFLILKKLGFEWAENLYHLSYGMVDLPSGKMKSREGTVVDADDLIDEMAKTAGEISEELGKLDGYTTQEKQALYKTIGLGALKYYILKVDPKKRILFDPKESIDFQGNTGPFIQYTYARIQAILRKAEFDVSQDIAINLNPKEKALLKQLEMFPEVIQNAANQHSPALVANYTYDLVKEFNSFYQNVSILGADIENEKIFRVQLSKKVALTIKNAFSVLGIQVPDRM, encoded by the coding sequence ATGAATCTTCAAGACATAATATCTAACCAAGTAAAACAAGCTGTTTTAACGACGTTTAATGTAAATCTCGAATCTGTAGAATTTCAGGCTACAAGAAAAGAATTTGAAGGCGATATAACTGTTGTGATTTTCCCAATGCTACGTTTTGTTAAAGGTAATCCTGTTCAAATAGGCGAGGTTATTGGAAATTATCTTCTTGAAAATGTAGACGAGGTAAGTGCTTTTAATGTTGTGAAGGGCTTTTTAAATATTGTTATAGCCGATACTTATTATATCAAATTTTTTAACAAAATAAAAAATGATGATTTGTATGGTTTCGTTTCACCAAACCCAAACGAAAAAGCCATTATGGTCGAGTATTCTTCACCCAATACAAACAAACCGTTGCATTTAGGTCATGTAAGAAACAATCTTTTGGGGTATAGTGTAGCCGAAATTTTAAAGGCTTCAGGCAAGAAGGTTTATAAAACCCAAATCATTAACGATCGGGGTATTCACATATGTAAAAGTATGTTAGCGTGGAAGCTTTTTGGTAATAATGAAACTCCTGAAACCACCGGTTTAAAGGGTGATAAATTGGTTGGAAATTACTATGTTAAGTTCGATCAAGAATATAAAAAAGAAATAGAAACGCTTAAAGCTTCAGGTTTAAGTGAAGAAGAAGCAAAAAAATCGGCTCCTTTACTGTTACAAGCGCAAGATATGTTGTTAAAGTGGGAGGCAGGAGATGAAGAAATCGTAGCGTTGTGGGAGACAATGAATGGTTGGGTTTATAAAGGATTTAATGAAACCTATAAAAATTTAGGTGTCGATTTCGATACATTGTATTATGAAAGTAATACGTATTTGTTAGGAAAAGAATTTGTTGCCGAAGGTTTAAAATCGGGTGTATTTGAAAAGGAAGCCGATGGTTCTGTATGGTGCGATTTAACAAGTGATGGTCTCGATAAAAAAATAGTTCAACGTGCCGATGGTACGGCTGTTTACATGACACAAGATATAGGTACTGCCATACAAAGAATTAAGGATTTTCCAGATGTAGGCGGTATGGTTTACACTGTTGGTAATGAACAAGACTACCATTTTCAAGTATTATTTTTAATTCTTAAGAAATTAGGTTTTGAATGGGCAGAAAATTTATACCATTTAAGTTATGGTATGGTAGATTTGCCAAGCGGAAAAATGAAAAGCCGTGAAGGAACCGTTGTTGATGCAGATGATTTAATTGATGAAATGGCTAAGACTGCTGGAGAGATTTCAGAAGAATTAGGCAAACTTGATGGTTACACTACTCAAGAAAAACAAGCGTTGTATAAAACTATTGGTTTGGGTGCTTTGAAATATTACATCTTAAAAGTAGACCCTAAGAAACGTATTTTGTTTGACCCAAAAGAATCTATAGATTTTCAAGGTAATACAGGGCCGTTTATTCAATATACGTATGCAAGAATTCAAGCCATTTTACGTAAGGCAGAATTTGATGTTTCTCAGGATATCGCAATCAATTTAAATCCAAAAGAAAAAGCCTTGTTGAAGCAATTAGAAATGTTTCCAGAAGTAATTCAAAATGCAGCCAATCAACACAGTCCTGCACTAGTAGCTAATTACACTTACGATTTAGTAAAAGAATTTAATTCATTTTATCAAAACGTATCTATTTTGGGAGCCGATATTGAAAATGAAAAAATATTTAGAGTGCAGCTTTCTAAGAAAGTCGCTTTAACAATTAAAAATGCTTTTAGCGTTCTGGGAATTCAAGTCCCAGATAGAATGTAG
- a CDS encoding tetratricopeptide repeat-containing sensor histidine kinase produces the protein MRRLITSIIFLSIFLGFSQTKEIDNLSIELAFQTQDSLKVEISLKLVKSLYEINDFDKAIKYLIESEKLSKKLNYSKGLAEISYYKALIYAKKGDYINAVSGYMQAKALFVTLNDSLNVAKVNNSIGLIEIKRGNFTKGLQYSLAAIKELKRQNLKKDLCLAYENLAEAYTNIKAYDKAIEFNLKTLEIQEELNDFKGISQTNSRIAELYSFNKEYRKAIEYYEKVLETTDNDSISGHIYTNLANQYLKFNDYQKSENYFLKGLKISRADNNKPGILFALNGLGELYLKQKRLVLAELQLSEAGSIAKNLKNKPELLRYYKSMKDLDSTKGKFNRAYIWQSEYYKLKTELDKENQIKAPVISDSDLELNSDFNSNEALNPDPTKPFEATGDDDSDKFKIILYVLLAALAVVSTFLVLIYLKRNNNIKYTQELEEKNLKIELQNEAFLEQTKHLENVNNVKDKLFSIVSHDLKDSLSSINGFINLLREGSLSREEFDNLIPELSENANNASLLLYNLLNWSKSQMQSLVAKPELFDVQEVFVDKVKLIEQRAESKGIELKDHSFRDFAYADKSMFEIVVQNLLANALKFCKRGDTITITNHISNGNCIVCISDTGIGISKENISKLFKNSSFTTLGTNNEKGTGLGLSICNELIELNNGKIWVESTENVGSSFYVQLPKSKK, from the coding sequence ATGAGGAGATTAATTACTTCAATTATTTTTTTATCTATTTTTCTTGGTTTCTCGCAAACTAAAGAGATAGATAACTTATCTATTGAATTAGCTTTTCAAACTCAAGACTCTCTAAAAGTTGAAATTTCACTTAAACTGGTTAAATCGTTATATGAAATTAACGATTTTGATAAGGCTATAAAATATCTTATTGAGAGCGAAAAATTATCAAAAAAACTAAATTACTCGAAAGGTCTTGCTGAAATTAGTTATTATAAAGCCTTAATTTATGCTAAAAAAGGTGATTATATTAATGCCGTTAGTGGATACATGCAGGCTAAAGCTTTGTTTGTTACATTAAACGATTCTTTAAATGTTGCCAAAGTTAACAACAGTATTGGTTTAATTGAAATTAAGAGAGGTAACTTCACAAAAGGACTACAATATTCGCTTGCTGCCATAAAAGAATTAAAAAGACAAAATCTTAAAAAAGATCTTTGTTTAGCCTACGAAAATCTTGCCGAAGCTTATACTAATATTAAAGCATACGATAAAGCCATTGAATTTAATTTAAAAACTCTTGAAATTCAAGAAGAACTAAACGATTTTAAGGGGATTTCGCAAACAAATAGTAGAATAGCAGAATTATATTCGTTTAACAAAGAATACAGAAAAGCTATAGAATATTACGAAAAAGTATTAGAAACAACTGATAACGATTCTATAAGCGGACATATTTATACAAATTTAGCCAACCAATATTTAAAGTTTAACGATTATCAAAAATCTGAAAATTATTTCCTTAAAGGATTAAAAATTAGCAGAGCAGATAATAATAAACCCGGAATTTTATTTGCATTAAACGGATTAGGAGAACTTTACTTAAAACAAAAAAGACTTGTTCTTGCCGAACTACAATTGTCTGAAGCAGGTTCTATTGCCAAAAACTTAAAAAACAAACCTGAGCTTTTGAGATATTATAAATCCATGAAGGATTTAGATTCTACCAAAGGAAAGTTTAACAGAGCTTATATTTGGCAAAGCGAATATTATAAGTTGAAAACAGAATTAGACAAGGAAAATCAAATAAAAGCCCCTGTAATTTCTGATTCTGATTTAGAATTAAATTCAGACTTTAACTCTAATGAAGCCTTAAATCCAGATCCAACAAAACCATTTGAAGCTACAGGAGATGATGACTCTGATAAATTTAAAATTATTCTTTATGTTTTATTAGCTGCATTAGCTGTGGTTTCTACCTTTTTAGTTTTAATTTATTTAAAACGAAATAATAATATTAAATACACTCAAGAATTAGAAGAAAAAAACTTAAAAATAGAATTACAAAATGAAGCATTTTTAGAACAAACAAAGCATCTAGAAAATGTTAATAATGTAAAAGACAAACTATTCTCTATAGTTTCACACGATTTAAAAGATTCGCTTTCTTCAATAAATGGTTTTATTAATTTATTAAGAGAAGGCTCTCTGTCGCGCGAGGAGTTCGACAATTTAATTCCTGAATTAAGTGAAAACGCTAACAATGCCTCTTTACTACTTTATAATTTACTAAACTGGTCTAAATCGCAAATGCAATCACTTGTTGCTAAACCCGAACTTTTTGATGTACAAGAAGTATTTGTAGATAAAGTAAAACTAATTGAACAACGTGCAGAAAGTAAAGGCATTGAGTTAAAAGATCATTCGTTTAGAGATTTTGCCTATGCCGATAAAAGTATGTTTGAAATAGTCGTTCAAAATTTATTAGCTAATGCTTTAAAATTCTGTAAAAGAGGTGATACCATTACTATTACAAACCATATAAGTAATGGCAATTGCATCGTTTGCATATCAGACACCGGTATTGGAATTTCAAAAGAAAATATCTCGAAACTTTTTAAGAACAGCTCGTTTACCACATTAGGCACTAACAATGAAAAAGGAACTGGTTTAGGCTTATCTATTTGTAATGAATTAATAGAATTGAACAATGGTAAAATTTGGGTAGAAAGCACCGAAAATGTTGGTAGTTCTTTCTATGTTCAATTACCGAAATCTAAAAAATAA
- a CDS encoding dimethylarginine dimethylaminohydrolase family protein — protein sequence MLKLNIKNETSRLRAVVLGTAHSNGPTPKVSECYDPKSIEHVLAGTYPKESDMILEMEEVYNVFQKYGVKVFTPDIIENCNQIFSRDIAFVIENKIIKANILPDREKEFEAIAKVWNQVEEENRIILPPECHVEGGDVMPWNDYIFVGTYSGEDYPELITARTNLDAVIALQELFPNKIVKSFELRKSNTNAKENALHLDCCFQPIGTNKAILHKNGFLIEREYDWLVNFFGKENIFEITKDEMYNMYSNVFSISEDVIISEKGFTRLNKWLVEQGFTVEEVSYSEISKQEGLLRCSTMPLIRD from the coding sequence ATGCTAAAACTAAATATAAAAAACGAAACATCACGCTTAAGAGCTGTAGTTTTGGGCACAGCTCATAGCAATGGTCCTACACCAAAAGTTTCAGAATGTTACGACCCAAAAAGCATCGAGCATGTATTGGCTGGTACATATCCTAAAGAAAGCGATATGATTCTGGAAATGGAAGAAGTGTACAACGTATTCCAGAAATACGGTGTTAAAGTTTTTACGCCTGATATTATTGAAAATTGTAACCAAATATTCTCTAGGGACATTGCTTTTGTTATTGAAAACAAAATCATTAAAGCTAATATTCTTCCAGACAGAGAAAAAGAATTTGAAGCTATAGCTAAAGTTTGGAATCAGGTTGAGGAAGAAAACAGAATAATTTTACCTCCTGAATGTCATGTTGAAGGTGGTGATGTCATGCCATGGAATGATTATATATTTGTTGGCACCTATTCAGGTGAAGATTATCCCGAATTAATTACAGCAAGAACCAATTTAGATGCAGTTATTGCTTTACAGGAATTATTCCCCAATAAAATTGTAAAATCATTCGAATTAAGAAAATCTAATACCAACGCAAAAGAAAACGCATTGCATTTAGATTGTTGTTTTCAACCTATTGGAACTAATAAAGCCATTTTACATAAAAATGGGTTTTTAATAGAACGCGAATATGACTGGTTGGTAAATTTTTTCGGAAAAGAAAATATATTTGAAATTACTAAAGACGAAATGTACAACATGTACAGTAACGTGTTTTCAATTTCAGAGGACGTAATTATTTCTGAGAAAGGCTTTACTAGATTAAACAAATGGTTAGTAGAACAGGGCTTTACAGTTGAAGAAGTTTCATATAGTGAAATCTCTAAACAAGAAGGCTTGTTAAGATGTTCTACCATGCCATTAATAAGAGATTAA
- a CDS encoding phosphatidate cytidylyltransferase, with the protein MKETLIRSFSGALYVLLLIVCIQYKLPLIILFFIFGIISLIEFKKLIQLKSNTPYFIFVIIYTAFSYWIINPQYVKGIDEIKQILMVLSIFVELFLIKDLFSQSIIPLFSTKRFILTTFYITTSFVFLILIADYNTVYDANILLSCFILIWVNDSFAYLVGKNFGKQKLFEKISPKKTVEGFLGGLFFSCVASYFISTFAPSLTFTNWLILSIIISVFGTLGDLIESKFKRQANVKDSGAIMPGHGGLLDRLDSIIFAAPFIYLFLRIIKYVS; encoded by the coding sequence ATGAAAGAAACTTTAATACGTTCCTTTTCTGGCGCCTTGTACGTCTTACTGCTTATTGTTTGTATTCAATACAAATTACCATTAATTATATTATTTTTTATTTTTGGTATTATTAGTCTTATTGAATTTAAAAAACTAATTCAATTAAAGAGCAACACCCCCTACTTTATATTTGTAATAATATATACTGCATTTTCGTATTGGATTATTAATCCTCAATATGTAAAAGGTATTGATGAAATAAAACAAATTTTAATGGTTTTATCGATTTTTGTAGAACTCTTTCTAATTAAAGATTTATTCTCACAAAGCATTATCCCTTTATTTAGCACGAAACGTTTTATATTAACTACATTCTATATAACCACTTCCTTTGTATTTCTAATTTTAATTGCCGATTACAATACCGTTTACGATGCTAATATTTTACTAAGTTGTTTTATTTTAATTTGGGTAAACGATTCGTTTGCTTACTTAGTAGGTAAAAATTTTGGAAAACAGAAGCTTTTCGAAAAAATATCACCAAAGAAAACGGTTGAAGGTTTTTTAGGAGGTTTATTTTTTTCATGCGTAGCTAGTTATTTTATTAGTACCTTTGCACCCAGTTTAACCTTTACAAATTGGCTTATTTTAAGCATCATTATAAGTGTTTTCGGCACTTTAGGAGACTTAATTGAATCTAAGTTTAAACGACAAGCAAACGTTAAAGATAGTGGAGCAATAATGCCAGGACATGGCGGTTTATTAGATCGATTAGACAGCATTATATTTGCCGCACCATTTATCTATTTATTTTTAAGAATTATTAAATATGTTTCATAA
- a CDS encoding acyl-CoA-binding protein, with product MNSEELEIEFQDAVKRVNDYTDPFPADVLLNLYAYYKKATNDYSRPSSKKAIINAFKTNALFQVKNLSQDEAKRLYIDLVNKYFLYGK from the coding sequence ATGAATAGTGAAGAATTAGAAATAGAATTTCAAGATGCCGTAAAAAGGGTTAACGACTACACCGATCCTTTTCCTGCTGATGTGCTTTTAAATTTGTATGCCTATTACAAAAAAGCTACAAACGATTACAGCCGACCAAGCAGTAAAAAGGCCATTATAAATGCTTTTAAAACCAACGCCTTGTTTCAAGTAAAAAACTTAAGTCAGGACGAAGCAAAAAGATTATATATCGATTTGGTTAACAAGTATTTCCTTTACGGTAAATAA
- the ctlX gene encoding citrulline utilization hydrolase CtlX: protein MQQTTNTILMIRPINFRMNEQTAVNNYYQKVLNNLLPNEVNKKAQQEFDAFVDKLRKIGVQVIVVNDSDEFDTPDSIFPNNWVSFHQNGNVGLYPMFAENRRLERREDVLEAIENEGFVINDIIDYTSAEDDNVFLEGTGSVLLDRTNRKAYCALSPRADEDLFIEFCEDFEFMPVIFSAYQTVNNSRKAIYHTNVMMCLGETFAVICLSSIDDKKERKNVIKHLKDDGKEIIDITEDQVNNFAGNMLQVRGDNDTRYLVMSQAAYVSLTPAQIERLQKHTKIIYSSLDTIEACGGGSARCMMAEVFLPKA, encoded by the coding sequence ATGCAACAAACGACCAATACAATTTTGATGATTCGCCCGATAAATTTCAGGATGAACGAGCAAACCGCTGTAAATAATTATTACCAAAAAGTATTAAATAATTTGTTGCCAAACGAAGTGAATAAAAAAGCTCAGCAAGAATTTGATGCATTTGTAGATAAACTTCGTAAGATTGGAGTTCAAGTTATTGTAGTAAATGATTCGGATGAATTTGATACTCCAGACTCCATTTTTCCAAATAATTGGGTATCCTTTCATCAAAATGGAAATGTAGGGTTGTATCCTATGTTTGCAGAAAACAGACGATTAGAACGCAGAGAAGATGTTTTAGAGGCTATAGAAAACGAAGGATTTGTTATTAACGATATTATTGATTACACCAGTGCAGAAGACGACAATGTTTTTCTTGAAGGAACAGGAAGCGTTTTACTAGATCGCACAAACCGAAAAGCTTATTGTGCCTTATCTCCTAGGGCCGATGAAGATTTATTTATAGAATTTTGTGAAGATTTTGAATTTATGCCTGTTATATTTTCTGCCTATCAAACAGTAAATAATTCGCGTAAAGCCATTTATCATACAAATGTTATGATGTGTTTGGGGGAAACATTTGCAGTTATTTGTTTAAGTAGTATTGATGATAAAAAGGAACGTAAAAATGTTATAAAGCATTTAAAGGACGATGGAAAAGAAATCATTGACATTACAGAAGATCAAGTAAATAATTTCGCTGGTAACATGTTGCAGGTTCGTGGCGATAATGATACGCGTTACTTGGTAATGAGTCAGGCTGCCTATGTTTCTTTAACACCAGCACAAATAGAAAGACTTCAAAAGCATACAAAAATAATTTACAGTTCTTTAGATACCATCGAAGCATGCGGTGGAGGGAGCGCACGTTGTATGATGGCAGAAGTGTTTTTACCTAAAGCTTAG